In a single window of the Chelonia mydas isolate rCheMyd1 chromosome 8, rCheMyd1.pri.v2, whole genome shotgun sequence genome:
- the RNF14 gene encoding E3 ubiquitin-protein ligase RNF14 isoform X3, translating to MQFLKEETLAYLNITSPYELKMCHQEDGQSRTSLFPVNSELDCCGAAGAATAQEEILDERAVQDVESLSSLIREILDFDQAQQKKCFNSKMFFCSICFSEKLGSECMYFMECRHIYCKSCLKDYFEIQIRDGQVHCLSCPEPKCSSVATPGQVKELVGEELFARYDRLLLQSSLDLMTDVVYCPRPCCQTPVMQEPGCTMGICSRCNYAFCTLCKMTYHGVSLCKITAEKLMDLRNEYQEADEATKIFLEQRYGKRVIQKALEEMESREWLEKNSKACPCCGTPIEKLDGCNKMTCTGCSQHFCWLCMGSLSRVNPYKHFNDTSSPCFNRLFQAVNVDGDFWAAEDED from the exons ATGCAATTTCTTAAGGAAGAAACACTAGCTTACCTGAACATCACCTCCCCATATGAACTAAAAATGTGCCATCAAGAAGATGGGCAGAGCAGGACATCTCTGTTTCCTGTGAACTCTGAGCTGGATTGTTGTGGCGCAGCAGGTGCtgcaacagcacaagaagaaatCCTTGATGAAAGAGCTGTACAGGATGTGGAGTCTCTGTCAAGTCTGATAAGGGAAATCTTGGACTTTGATCAGGCTCAGCAGAAAAAATGCTTTAACAGTAAGATGTTCTTTTGCAGCATCTGCTTTTCTGAGAAGCTGGGTAGTGAATGTATGTACTTCATGGAGTGCAGGCATATATACTGCAAATCCTGTTTAAAGGACTACTTTGAAATTCAGATCAGGGATGGCCAGGTCCACTGCCTCAGCTGTCCAGAACCAAAGTGTTCTTCTGTTGCTACTCCTGGCCAG GTTAAGGAACTGGTTGGAGAGGAGTTGTTTGCACGTTATGACCGCCTACTTCTGCAGTCCAGCTTGGACTTGATGACAGACGTGGTATATTGTCCTCGTCCATGCTGTCAGACTCCAGTGATGCAAGAGCCAGGTTGCACCATGGGCATATGTTCCCGTTGCAACTATGCCTTCTGTACCCTCTGTAAAATGACTTATCATGGAGTCTCTCTATGTAAAATCACTGCAG AAAAGCTAATGGATTTGCGTAATGAGTACCAAGAAGCAGATGAGGCcactaaaatatttttggagcagCGCTATGGCAAAAGAGTGATTCAGAAAGCCCTTGAGGAGATGGAAAGTAGAGAATGGCTAGAAAAGAACTCAAAGGCCTGCCCTTGTTGTGGCACTCCTATAGAG AAACTAGATGGTTGTAACAAGATGACATGCACTGGCTGCAGCCAGCACTTCTGCTGGCTTTGTATGGGTTCTCTGTCTAGGGTGAACCCATATAAGCACTTCAATGATACATCCTCCCCTTGCTTTAACCG GTTGTTTCAAGCTGTGAATGTTGATGGTGACTTCTGGGCTGCTGAAGATGAAGACTAG
- the RNF14 gene encoding E3 ubiquitin-protein ligase RNF14 isoform X1, with protein sequence MSSEDKEAQEDELLALASIYDEDEFKRVDSAQGGETRICLELPQNFKIFVSGSPTECLQNSGFEYTICFLPPLVLNFELPPDYPSVSPPVFTLSSKWLSRAQLTALCKHLDNLWEENRGCVVLFAWMQFLKEETLAYLNITSPYELKMCHQEDGQSRTSLFPVNSELDCCGAAGAATAQEEILDERAVQDVESLSSLIREILDFDQAQQKKCFNSKMFFCSICFSEKLGSECMYFMECRHIYCKSCLKDYFEIQIRDGQVHCLSCPEPKCSSVATPGQVKELVGEELFARYDRLLLQSSLDLMTDVVYCPRPCCQTPVMQEPGCTMGICSRCNYAFCTLCKMTYHGVSLCKITAEKLMDLRNEYQEADEATKIFLEQRYGKRVIQKALEEMESREWLEKNSKACPCCGTPIEKLDGCNKMTCTGCSQHFCWLCMGSLSRVNPYKHFNDTSSPCFNRLFQAVNVDGDFWAAEDED encoded by the exons ATGTCTTCAGAAGATAAGGAAGCTCAGGAGGATGAGCTGCTGGCTCTAGCTAGTATTTATGATGAAGATGAATTTAAGAGGGTAGACTCTGCCCAAGGAGGAGAAACAAGAATTTGTCTGGAGTTGCCCCAAAACTTCAAAATATTTGTGAGTG GAAGTCCCACAGAGTGTCTCCAGAACAGTGGATTTGAATATACAATTTGCTTTCTGCCTCCACTTGTGTTGAATTTTGAACTCCCACCAGATTACCCATCAGTCTCTCCACCTGTGTTCACACTCAGCAGCAAGTGGCTCTCCCGGGCTCAG CTTACTGCACTTTGCAAGCACTTAGACAACTTGTGGGAAGAGAACCGAGGCTGTGTGGTCTTGTTTGCCTGGATGCAATTTCTTAAGGAAGAAACACTAGCTTACCTGAACATCACCTCCCCATATGAACTAAAAATGTGCCATCAAGAAGATGGGCAGAGCAGGACATCTCTGTTTCCTGTGAACTCTGAGCTGGATTGTTGTGGCGCAGCAGGTGCtgcaacagcacaagaagaaatCCTTGATGAAAGAGCTGTACAGGATGTGGAGTCTCTGTCAAGTCTGATAAGGGAAATCTTGGACTTTGATCAGGCTCAGCAGAAAAAATGCTTTAACAGTAAGATGTTCTTTTGCAGCATCTGCTTTTCTGAGAAGCTGGGTAGTGAATGTATGTACTTCATGGAGTGCAGGCATATATACTGCAAATCCTGTTTAAAGGACTACTTTGAAATTCAGATCAGGGATGGCCAGGTCCACTGCCTCAGCTGTCCAGAACCAAAGTGTTCTTCTGTTGCTACTCCTGGCCAG GTTAAGGAACTGGTTGGAGAGGAGTTGTTTGCACGTTATGACCGCCTACTTCTGCAGTCCAGCTTGGACTTGATGACAGACGTGGTATATTGTCCTCGTCCATGCTGTCAGACTCCAGTGATGCAAGAGCCAGGTTGCACCATGGGCATATGTTCCCGTTGCAACTATGCCTTCTGTACCCTCTGTAAAATGACTTATCATGGAGTCTCTCTATGTAAAATCACTGCAG AAAAGCTAATGGATTTGCGTAATGAGTACCAAGAAGCAGATGAGGCcactaaaatatttttggagcagCGCTATGGCAAAAGAGTGATTCAGAAAGCCCTTGAGGAGATGGAAAGTAGAGAATGGCTAGAAAAGAACTCAAAGGCCTGCCCTTGTTGTGGCACTCCTATAGAG AAACTAGATGGTTGTAACAAGATGACATGCACTGGCTGCAGCCAGCACTTCTGCTGGCTTTGTATGGGTTCTCTGTCTAGGGTGAACCCATATAAGCACTTCAATGATACATCCTCCCCTTGCTTTAACCG GTTGTTTCAAGCTGTGAATGTTGATGGTGACTTCTGGGCTGCTGAAGATGAAGACTAG
- the RNF14 gene encoding E3 ubiquitin-protein ligase RNF14 isoform X2, with product MSSEDKEAQEDELLALASIYDEDEFKRVDSAQGGETRICLELPQNFKIFVSGSPTECLQNSGFEYTICFLPPLVLNFELPPDYPSVSPPVFTLSSKWLSRAQLTALCKHLDNLWEENRGCVVLFAWMQFLKEETLAYLNITSPYELKMCHQEDGQSRTSLFPVNSELDCCGAAGAATAQEEILDERAVQDVESLSSLIREILDFDQAQQKKCFNSKMFFCSICFSEKLGSECMYFMECRHIYCKSCLKDYFEIQIRDGQVHCLSCPEPKCSSVATPGQVKELVGEELFARYDRLLLQSSLDLMTDVVYCPRPCCQTPVMQEPGCTMGICSRCNYAFCTLCKMTYHGVSLCKITAEKLMDLRNEYQEADEATKIFLEQRYGKRVIQKALEEMESREWLEKNSKACPCCGTPIEVVSSCEC from the exons ATGTCTTCAGAAGATAAGGAAGCTCAGGAGGATGAGCTGCTGGCTCTAGCTAGTATTTATGATGAAGATGAATTTAAGAGGGTAGACTCTGCCCAAGGAGGAGAAACAAGAATTTGTCTGGAGTTGCCCCAAAACTTCAAAATATTTGTGAGTG GAAGTCCCACAGAGTGTCTCCAGAACAGTGGATTTGAATATACAATTTGCTTTCTGCCTCCACTTGTGTTGAATTTTGAACTCCCACCAGATTACCCATCAGTCTCTCCACCTGTGTTCACACTCAGCAGCAAGTGGCTCTCCCGGGCTCAG CTTACTGCACTTTGCAAGCACTTAGACAACTTGTGGGAAGAGAACCGAGGCTGTGTGGTCTTGTTTGCCTGGATGCAATTTCTTAAGGAAGAAACACTAGCTTACCTGAACATCACCTCCCCATATGAACTAAAAATGTGCCATCAAGAAGATGGGCAGAGCAGGACATCTCTGTTTCCTGTGAACTCTGAGCTGGATTGTTGTGGCGCAGCAGGTGCtgcaacagcacaagaagaaatCCTTGATGAAAGAGCTGTACAGGATGTGGAGTCTCTGTCAAGTCTGATAAGGGAAATCTTGGACTTTGATCAGGCTCAGCAGAAAAAATGCTTTAACAGTAAGATGTTCTTTTGCAGCATCTGCTTTTCTGAGAAGCTGGGTAGTGAATGTATGTACTTCATGGAGTGCAGGCATATATACTGCAAATCCTGTTTAAAGGACTACTTTGAAATTCAGATCAGGGATGGCCAGGTCCACTGCCTCAGCTGTCCAGAACCAAAGTGTTCTTCTGTTGCTACTCCTGGCCAG GTTAAGGAACTGGTTGGAGAGGAGTTGTTTGCACGTTATGACCGCCTACTTCTGCAGTCCAGCTTGGACTTGATGACAGACGTGGTATATTGTCCTCGTCCATGCTGTCAGACTCCAGTGATGCAAGAGCCAGGTTGCACCATGGGCATATGTTCCCGTTGCAACTATGCCTTCTGTACCCTCTGTAAAATGACTTATCATGGAGTCTCTCTATGTAAAATCACTGCAG AAAAGCTAATGGATTTGCGTAATGAGTACCAAGAAGCAGATGAGGCcactaaaatatttttggagcagCGCTATGGCAAAAGAGTGATTCAGAAAGCCCTTGAGGAGATGGAAAGTAGAGAATGGCTAGAAAAGAACTCAAAGGCCTGCCCTTGTTGTGGCACTCCTATAGAG GTTGTTTCAAGCTGTGAATGTTGA